CATCCAGCTTAGCTTCGTTTTTACTGCTGATCCAGCAGGCTTTGTAGATGTTGACATGGTCAAACCGGGCCTTGGCGTTGTACTCATTGAGGAGACGGTACTGCAATACCTCAAACTGCAGTGCACCCACGGTGCCCACCACTTTTCGGGCACCCATCTCGAAGGTAAAGAGCTGAGCCACGCCCTCATCCATGAGCTGATTGAGTCCTTTTTCTAACTGCTTGGACTTCATAGCATCCAGGTTGATCACCTCTCTGAAAAGCTCAGGCGAGAAGGAAGGAATTCCTTTGTACAGTCCTTTTTCCCCCTCGGTGAGGGTGTCCCCGATCTTCAGGTTGCCGGTATCGTAGAGTCCTACGATATCTCCCGGGAAGGCCTCATCCACGGTTTCCTTCTGCTGGGCCATGAAGGCCGTGGCATTGGAAAACCTAAATTGTTTGTCGTGGCGCACATTGTAGTAGCTGGTGCCGCGATGAAAGGTGCCTGAGCAGATTCGTGCAAAGGCGATACGGTTTCGGTGCTTAGGGTCCATGTTGGCATGGATCTTAAAGATAAACCCTGAAAACTTGCGTTCGTTGGGTTCGATCTTCCGCTCCTCTGTTTCTCGTGCCACAGGCGGAGGAGCTATCTGTATGAAGCAATCAAGCAACTCACGCACCCCGAAGTTATTGACCGCACTACCAAAGAAGACAGGAGCTACTTCACCATTGAGGTATTTTTGGACATCCAGCGGATCATACACGCCATTCACCAGCTCTATTTCCTCACGCAGGGTTTTCACAGCAGAGGCTGGGAGTCGCTTGTCCAGTTCAGGATCATCGATGCCTTTGATCTCGACCACATCCGTGACTTTCTTCGTTTTGCTGGGTTCGTACAGGTTCAGGTTGTTTTCAAAAATATTGAATACGCCACGTAGGGATTTACCCATACCTATGGGCCAGCTCATTGGCCGCACATTAATCCCCAGCTTTTCTTCTATTTCGTCCAGGAGTTCGAAGGCATCCCGGCCTTCACGGTCCAGCTTATTGATGAAGCAGAGTACCGGGGTGTTTCGCATCCGGCATACTTCCATCAGCTTTTCTGTCTGGCGCTCCACACCCTTCACACAGTCTATCACCATGATCACACTGTCCACGGCAGTGAGCGTGCGGTAGGTGTCTTCTGCAAAATCCTCGTGACCAGGGGTGTCCAGGATGTTGATTTTTAAATCTTTGTAATCAAAACCCATGACGGAAGTGGCTACCGAAATACCCCGTTGTTTTTCTATCTCCATCCAGTCGGAGCGGGTGCCCACATCAATCTTGTTGGATTTTACCGCCCCGGCTGTTTGTATGGCACCCCCAAAAAGGAGTAATTTCTCCGTAAGGGTGGTTTTTCCGGCATCCGGGTGAGCGATGATTCCAAAGGTGCGGCGTTTCTGTATTTCTTGTTCTAAGGTCATTCCCTGCGAGTATTTCAGGGCGCAAAGTTAGTGATCTTTAGCGGATGAACACATGCCCTGCTTTTGGCTTTTGCCTAACCCTTCAATATTCTGTTTTTCACTTCAGACTGGTAGTTGCGCCCGATGGGCAGGTGCTTGCCTCCGATCTCCACCTGATTGCCATTGATGGCTTTGATTTTCTCCAGTGAAACCGTATAGCTGCGATGTATGCGCATAAAGTCTTCCTGGGGTAAGAGATCGGTGAAGGAGTGGAGGTTGTGATGAACGATGAGGTCTTCAGCAGTGGTGCGCACCATCACATAGTCCTTGAGGCTCTCCACGTAGAGGAGGTCTTTCAGGAATACCTTCACCATTTTTTTATCTACTTTGAGAAAGAGGTGGTCTATTTTCTCTGCCTCACCGGCAGCACTGCCCGGGCCCGCGGGCTTGATGCTCAGGCGGTTCATTACTTTTTGCACCATCCGGAAAAAACGAGGAAACTCAATGGGCTTGACCAGATAATCTACCACGTCATAGTTGTAGCTCTCCACGGCATAGTCGCGGTAGGCTGTGGTGATCACCACCTGTGGGGGATTTTTCAAAGTCTCCAAAAACTCCATGCCGCTGAGTTTAGGCATATTGATGTCCAGAAAAATGAGGTCTACAGCTTGCTCATTCAGGAAGCGAATGGCCTCCAGGCCGTTGGAGCAGCTCCCTACGCATTCAAAGTCATCCACCTCTTCGATGTATTTCTCTACCACTTTTACGGCCAGAGGTTCGTCATCTATGATCAGGCATTTTACTTGCATAACTATTGATTTAAAGGGAGCACCAAATTAACCATATGTTTTTGACCGTCCTGGCTTATGTCCAGCTGGTACTTATTCTGATAGAGCAACTTAAGCCGTCGAATGGTATTTTGAAGGCCTATGCCCTCACTTTTATTGAGCCGCTGTACTTCTTTGGAGTCCTGATAATCCTTCAGCCAGTTATGTACCTGAAAATGTAATTTATCTTCTTCCACGTTCAGTTTGATCCAGATGTCAAAGGTGCCTTCAGGAGACTCTCCGCCATGTTTCATGCTGTTTTCCACAAAAGGGGAGAGGATAAGTGGCGGTATTTTCTTGTCGTCCAGTTTGCCGGTGATCTCAAAGTCCACCTGAAGGCGGATGCCAAAGCGAATTTTTTCCAACTCAATGTAATTCTTCATGTGGGTTACGGTTTCCATGAGGGTCACCTCATCCGCTTTGGCCCGGTAAATAACAAAACTCATAAGGTTAGACAGCTTGAGGATCGTGTTAGGGGCCAGGTCGGATTTTTCCAGCGTAAGTGCATAGAGGCTGTTGAGCGTATTGAAAAAGAAGTGTGGCTGGATCTGACTCTTGAGGTAGGCAAGCTCAGTTTCGAGGCTGTTTTTTTCCAGTTCCCGCTGGGCATCTCGTTCACGAATGTGGTCAATGGTGAGTTTGATGGCTGCAGTAAGCCCAATAATGTACAATTCACCAATGAATACTGTGATGATATAGCTCAGCCCAAACAGGTCAGTTTCCGGTTTGGCGGATTCCGGCCAGATGTTGGTGGTTACCAGGCCATAGGTCAGCAGGATTTTGACGAGTGAAAACGCAAGTGTGGCACCAAAGAGCGACAGCACATAGAAGAGGTATTTCTTTTTGGAAAGCAGACGCGGTACCAGCCAGTATAGGTTGAAGTATACCAGAATGATGTGTATTGGGAATTCCACCAGGTTGGACTTGATCGAATATATATAGTCACCAAAGTAGTGACCCCACCTTACACTGTTGAAAGAGAAATAGCCTACCCAGAAGAGGATATGGAAGAGTACTGTACGGTGTTTTCTGATCTGTTTCAATGCCGGTTATTTATTCTTAATGGCTTTTTATAGGCGATACTGCATATACTAGATAGCCAAATTTCCTAAATAAGTGAACGGACAGGCCCTAAATTATACCAACAGCGCTGTTTTGCCAATAAACAGCATTGGTGCTATTCGTAGCACCGGCAATGTCATCTAGCGATAAAAGCTCGTCGTACTGCGAATAAATTTCCCCGGATCATACCTAGTTGCTTAATTGGGTACCGTGACTGAAAAAAGGCGGTCACAAAAGTCCTAAACCAAAAAGTTTAATTCTATGAAGAGAATACTACCATTTTGCATGTTAATGCTGATGGGCATCGTCGTACTCGGACAGCAAACTGTCTCGGGAACTGTGAGTGATGCTCAATCGGGGGAGCCTATACCTGGTGCCACCATCCTGATCAAAGGGACGGACACAGGGACTACTACGGATCTGGATGGAAAATTCAGGATCCAGATTGAAAACGAAACGGACGTTCTCGTCTTTTCATCCATTGGTTTTTCAGCCGTGGAGGAAGTTGTTGGCTCACGAGCCATTATTACTGTGTCCATGGATGCTGACATCACTCAGCTGGGTGAAGTGGTGGTGACGGCTTTGGGTATCGAACGAGATTCGAAAACACTCGGATACTCGGTGTCCAGAGTGAAAGGAGAGCAGTTTACCAAAGCACGTGAGATTAGCGTGGCGGACAACCTGGTAGGGCGAGTAGCAGGCCTCAACAGCAGTGCGCCTTCCACCGGCCCTGGGGGATCTTCGCGTGTGACCATTCGTGGTAACTCCTCCCTCTCTTTCAACAACCAGCCACTTTATGTAATTAATGGTATCCAGATGAACAATGACAACCTGGGTAGTGTAGGCAAATGGGATGGTGCCGATTTCGGAGATGGTATCTCCAGCATCAACCCGGATGATATCGAAGACATCACAGTACTGAAAGGTGGTGCTGCAGCAGCACTGTATGGACAGAGAGGTCGCAATGGGGTCATCCTCATCACCACCAAATCAGGTAAGTCCAGTCAGGGATTGGGCGTTGAGTTCAATAGCAACGTGGCCATCTCCAAGATCAATGACTTCAGGGATTTTCAGGAAAAGTATG
This Marinoscillum sp. 108 DNA region includes the following protein-coding sequences:
- a CDS encoding peptide chain release factor 3, whose amino-acid sequence is MTLEQEIQKRRTFGIIAHPDAGKTTLTEKLLLFGGAIQTAGAVKSNKIDVGTRSDWMEIEKQRGISVATSVMGFDYKDLKINILDTPGHEDFAEDTYRTLTAVDSVIMVIDCVKGVERQTEKLMEVCRMRNTPVLCFINKLDREGRDAFELLDEIEEKLGINVRPMSWPIGMGKSLRGVFNIFENNLNLYEPSKTKKVTDVVEIKGIDDPELDKRLPASAVKTLREEIELVNGVYDPLDVQKYLNGEVAPVFFGSAVNNFGVRELLDCFIQIAPPPVARETEERKIEPNERKFSGFIFKIHANMDPKHRNRIAFARICSGTFHRGTSYYNVRHDKQFRFSNATAFMAQQKETVDEAFPGDIVGLYDTGNLKIGDTLTEGEKGLYKGIPSFSPELFREVINLDAMKSKQLEKGLNQLMDEGVAQLFTFEMGARKVVGTVGALQFEVLQYRLLNEYNAKARFDHVNIYKACWISSKNEAKLDAFIKDKYRHIAKDKEGKLVFMAESKAWLQMVQDNFPEVEFHFISEF
- a CDS encoding LytTR family DNA-binding domain-containing protein, translating into MQVKCLIIDDEPLAVKVVEKYIEEVDDFECVGSCSNGLEAIRFLNEQAVDLIFLDINMPKLSGMEFLETLKNPPQVVITTAYRDYAVESYNYDVVDYLVKPIEFPRFFRMVQKVMNRLSIKPAGPGSAAGEAEKIDHLFLKVDKKMVKVFLKDLLYVESLKDYVMVRTTAEDLIVHHNLHSFTDLLPQEDFMRIHRSYTVSLEKIKAINGNQVEIGGKHLPIGRNYQSEVKNRILKG
- a CDS encoding sensor histidine kinase, with product MKQIRKHRTVLFHILFWVGYFSFNSVRWGHYFGDYIYSIKSNLVEFPIHIILVYFNLYWLVPRLLSKKKYLFYVLSLFGATLAFSLVKILLTYGLVTTNIWPESAKPETDLFGLSYIITVFIGELYIIGLTAAIKLTIDHIRERDAQRELEKNSLETELAYLKSQIQPHFFFNTLNSLYALTLEKSDLAPNTILKLSNLMSFVIYRAKADEVTLMETVTHMKNYIELEKIRFGIRLQVDFEITGKLDDKKIPPLILSPFVENSMKHGGESPEGTFDIWIKLNVEEDKLHFQVHNWLKDYQDSKEVQRLNKSEGIGLQNTIRRLKLLYQNKYQLDISQDGQKHMVNLVLPLNQ